From the genome of Chania multitudinisentens RB-25, one region includes:
- a CDS encoding RpiB/LacA/LacB family sugar-phosphate isomerase: MNIALMMENSQAGKNALVLEQLQAVAADNHDAVFNVGMSDEKDHHLTYIHLGIMASILLNAEAVDFVVTGCGTGQGALMSLNIHPGVVCGYCIDPADAFLFAQINNGNALSLPFAKGFGWGAELNVRYIFEKAFTGRKGEGYPVERKEPQVRNAGILNQVKSAVIKDNYLDTLRAIDPELVKTAVSGARFQECLFAHGKKPEIVAFVKDIISRA; this comes from the coding sequence GGTAAAAATGCGCTGGTTCTCGAACAACTGCAGGCCGTAGCGGCTGACAATCATGATGCGGTGTTCAACGTCGGTATGAGTGATGAAAAAGATCACCACCTGACCTATATCCATCTGGGTATTATGGCCAGTATCCTATTGAACGCGGAAGCGGTCGACTTTGTGGTTACGGGCTGCGGCACCGGTCAGGGTGCGTTGATGTCATTGAACATTCATCCTGGCGTAGTTTGTGGTTACTGTATTGATCCTGCGGATGCTTTCCTGTTTGCTCAAATCAACAACGGCAATGCGCTTTCTCTGCCGTTTGCCAAAGGTTTTGGCTGGGGCGCTGAACTGAACGTTCGCTATATCTTTGAAAAAGCGTTCACCGGTCGTAAAGGTGAAGGTTATCCGGTAGAGCGTAAAGAACCTCAGGTGCGTAACGCAGGGATTCTGAACCAGGTTAAAAGTGCTGTGATCAAAGATAACTATCTTGATACGCTGCGCGCAATCGACCCGGAATTGGTGAAAACCGCCGTTAGCGGTGCTCGCTTCCAGGAATGCCTGTTTGCACATGGCAAGAAGCCAGAAATTGTTGCGTTTGTAAAAGATATTATCAGCCGCGCTTAA
- a CDS encoding ABC transporter ATP-binding protein, whose product MAEVVFNNLQKVYTNGFKAVHGINLTIADGEFMVIVGPSGCAKSTTLRMLAGLETISGGEVRIGDRVVNNLAPKSRGIAMVFQNYALYPHMTVKENLAFGLKLSKLPKEQIEEQVTEAAKILELGELMDRLPRQLSGGQAQRVAVGRAIVKKPDVFLFDEPLSNLDAKLRASMRIRISDLHKQLKKSGKPATTVYVTHDQTEAMTMGDRICVMKLGHIMQVDTPDNLYHFPKNMFVAGFIGAPEMNIKPSKLVEQDGKIGLTVGNYTLELNQYQQEKVAAHVGEDVFFGVRPEFIAISESPFEGNHSQGELVRVENMGHEFFVYLKVNDFELTCRIPSDDVKPILKNGLHRPVYFKFDMNKCHIFDAKTEKNISL is encoded by the coding sequence ATGGCTGAAGTCGTATTTAATAATTTGCAGAAAGTTTACACCAACGGTTTTAAAGCCGTTCATGGTATCAATTTAACCATTGCTGACGGTGAGTTCATGGTGATTGTCGGGCCATCCGGCTGCGCTAAGTCAACCACTTTGCGTATGCTGGCGGGGCTGGAAACCATCAGCGGTGGTGAAGTTCGCATTGGCGATCGCGTAGTGAATAACCTGGCGCCTAAATCCCGTGGTATTGCCATGGTGTTCCAGAACTATGCGCTTTACCCGCACATGACGGTGAAAGAGAATCTGGCGTTTGGCTTGAAGTTGAGCAAATTGCCGAAAGAGCAGATCGAAGAACAGGTCACCGAAGCGGCAAAAATCTTGGAACTGGGCGAGTTAATGGATCGCCTGCCACGTCAGCTGTCCGGCGGGCAGGCACAGCGTGTGGCGGTTGGCCGCGCTATCGTCAAGAAACCTGATGTTTTCCTGTTTGATGAGCCGTTGTCCAACCTGGATGCTAAATTGCGTGCGTCGATGCGTATCCGTATCTCTGATTTGCACAAACAGCTGAAAAAAAGCGGCAAACCAGCGACCACTGTTTATGTTACCCATGACCAGACAGAGGCAATGACCATGGGTGACCGTATCTGTGTCATGAAACTCGGTCACATCATGCAGGTTGATACGCCAGATAACCTTTATCATTTCCCGAAAAATATGTTCGTGGCTGGTTTTATCGGCGCGCCAGAAATGAATATCAAACCTAGCAAGCTGGTAGAGCAAGACGGCAAGATTGGCCTGACAGTTGGTAATTACACGTTGGAATTGAATCAGTACCAACAGGAGAAAGTGGCTGCTCACGTGGGCGAAGATGTGTTCTTTGGGGTTCGTCCTGAATTTATCGCCATTTCGGAGTCTCCTTTTGAAGGGAATCACTCGCAGGGTGAATTAGTACGTGTTGAGAACATGGGACACGAGTTCTTTGTCTACCTCAAGGTTAATGATTTTGAATTAACCTGCCGTATCCCATCTGATGATGTTAAGCCTATCCTCAAAAATGGGTTACATCGTCCTGTTTACTTTAAATTTGACATGAATAAATGCCATATATTTGATGCGAAAACAGAAAAAAATATCTCTCTTTAA
- the yfcD gene encoding NUDIX hydrolase YfcD gives MAEQGQDADTEWVDIVNEQNEVIAQSSRQQMRAQRLRHRATYIVVHDGMGKILVQRRTENKDFYPGWLDATAGGVTQSGENVLDSARREAEEELGIAGVPFAEHGLFYFEEEQCRVWGALFSCVSHGPFALQEEEVAEVSWMMPEEITARCDEFTPDSLKALSLWLTRNNNQDYGKPLQRVNKVESGKENA, from the coding sequence ATGGCGGAACAGGGTCAGGATGCAGATACCGAATGGGTTGATATCGTTAACGAGCAAAACGAAGTGATTGCTCAATCCAGTCGTCAACAGATGCGTGCTCAACGGCTACGTCATCGTGCTACCTATATTGTGGTGCATGATGGAATGGGGAAAATTTTGGTACAACGCCGTACTGAGAACAAAGATTTCTATCCGGGGTGGTTGGATGCTACAGCCGGGGGCGTGACGCAAAGTGGAGAAAATGTGTTGGATTCTGCCCGGCGCGAAGCAGAGGAAGAACTGGGGATTGCGGGTGTACCTTTCGCGGAACATGGCCTGTTTTATTTTGAAGAAGAGCAGTGTCGTGTTTGGGGCGCTTTATTTAGCTGCGTGTCGCACGGCCCTTTTGCCTTGCAGGAAGAAGAAGTGGCAGAAGTCAGCTGGATGATGCCAGAAGAGATCACCGCTCGCTGCGACGAGTTTACTCCAGATTCGCTGAAGGCATTGTCATTGTGGCTGACACGTAACAATAATCAGGATTACGGCAAACCTTTACAGCGAGTGAACAAAGTAGAATCAGGTAAAGAAAACGCCTGA
- a CDS encoding carbohydrate ABC transporter permease — MNENRMLGLAYISPYIIGLIIFTAFPFVSSFLLSFTEYDLMNPPVFNGVENYRYMLMEDHLFWKSMGVTFAYVFLTIPLKLAFALGIAFVLNFKLRGIGFFRTAYYIPSILGSSVAIAVLWRALFAIDGLLNSFIGVFGLDPINWLGEPSLALMSVTLLRVWQFGSAMVIFLAALQNVPQSQYEAAMIDGASKWQMFMKVTVPLITPVIFFNFIMQTTQAFQEFTAPYVITGGGPTHYTYLFSLYIYDTAFKYFDMGYGAALAWILFLVVAVFASISFKSSKYWVFYSADKGGKNG; from the coding sequence ATGAATGAAAACAGAATGCTGGGGTTAGCCTATATATCTCCCTATATTATAGGGTTGATAATATTTACGGCATTTCCCTTTGTGTCATCATTCTTATTAAGCTTTACGGAATATGACCTGATGAATCCACCAGTGTTTAACGGGGTTGAAAACTACCGTTATATGCTGATGGAAGATCACCTTTTTTGGAAATCCATGGGTGTAACATTTGCTTATGTGTTTCTCACCATTCCTTTAAAACTGGCGTTTGCACTGGGTATTGCCTTTGTTCTTAATTTTAAACTTCGTGGTATCGGATTTTTCCGTACAGCGTATTATATTCCTTCCATCCTAGGGAGCAGTGTGGCAATTGCCGTATTATGGCGTGCACTGTTTGCCATTGATGGTTTGCTAAATAGTTTTATTGGTGTATTCGGGTTAGATCCTATCAACTGGTTAGGTGAACCTTCGCTGGCTCTGATGTCGGTCACGCTGTTGCGTGTATGGCAGTTTGGTTCCGCCATGGTTATTTTCCTGGCGGCGTTGCAGAACGTTCCTCAGTCACAGTATGAAGCGGCAATGATTGATGGTGCCTCTAAATGGCAAATGTTTATGAAAGTCACCGTGCCACTCATTACGCCGGTTATTTTCTTTAACTTCATCATGCAGACGACACAGGCGTTCCAGGAGTTTACGGCACCGTATGTGATTACAGGCGGCGGCCCGACTCACTATACCTACCTGTTCTCGCTTTATATTTACGATACGGCATTTAAATACTTTGATATGGGTTACGGCGCAGCACTAGCCTGGATATTGTTCCTGGTTGTGGCCGTGTTTGCCTCAATTTCCTTTAAATCATCAAAATATTGGGTCTTCTACTCAGCGGATAAGGGAGGCAAAAATGGCTGA
- the pta gene encoding phosphate acetyltransferase → MSRTIMLIPTGTSVGLTSVSLGVIRSMEQKGVRLSVFKPIAQPRTGGDSLDQTTTIIRSNSTIPAAEPLRMSYVEGLLSSNQQDVLMEEIVARYHENTKDAEVVLIEGLVPTRKHQFASALNFEIAKTLNAEIVFVLALGNDSPAQLKERIELARSSFGGSKNKNITGVIINKLNAPVDDQGRTRPDLSEIFDDSTKASVANVDPAHLFANSPLPVLGCVPWSFDLIATRAIDMAHHLKARIINEGDIMTRRVKSVTFCARSIPHMLEHFRPGSLLVTSADRPDVLVSACLAAMNGVEIGALLLTGGYEIEPSIKKLCERAFETGLPVFMVDTNTWQTSLSLQSFNLEVPSDDHQRIEQVQNYVASHINTEWIDSLTATSERSRRLSPPAFRYELTELARKAGKRIVLPEGDEPRTVKAAAICAERGIAECVLLGNPDDIKRVAAAQGVQLGAGIEIVDPVAVREKYVPRLVELRKSKGMTEVVAREQLEDNVVLGTLMLEKGEVDGLVSGAVHTTANTIRPPLQLIKTAPGSSLVSSVFFMLLPDQVLVYGDCAINPDPTAEQLAEIAIQSADSAAAFGIEPRVAMISYSTGDSGAGSDVEKVREATRLAQEKRPDLIIDGPLQYDAAIMADVAQSKAPNSPVAGKATVFIFPDLNTGNTTYKAVQRSADLVSIGPMLQGMRKPVNDLSRGALVDDIVYTVALTAIQSAQAANAAG, encoded by the coding sequence GTGTCACGTACAATTATGTTGATCCCCACAGGCACCAGCGTCGGTCTGACCAGCGTCAGCCTGGGTGTCATCCGCTCCATGGAGCAAAAAGGCGTTCGCCTGAGCGTATTCAAACCTATCGCTCAACCACGCACCGGCGGCGATTCCCTTGACCAGACCACCACCATCATCCGCAGCAACTCCACCATCCCAGCAGCCGAACCGCTGCGTATGAGTTACGTTGAGGGCTTGTTAAGCTCCAACCAGCAAGACGTGCTGATGGAAGAGATCGTGGCGCGTTACCACGAAAACACCAAAGACGCGGAAGTGGTGCTGATCGAAGGCCTGGTGCCAACCCGTAAGCACCAGTTTGCCAGCGCGCTCAACTTTGAAATTGCGAAAACCCTGAACGCAGAAATCGTCTTTGTGCTGGCGCTGGGCAATGATTCCCCTGCTCAGTTGAAAGAGCGTATCGAACTGGCCCGTAGCAGCTTTGGCGGCAGCAAGAACAAGAATATTACCGGTGTCATCATCAACAAACTCAATGCTCCGGTAGACGATCAAGGCCGTACTCGCCCGGATTTGTCAGAAATCTTTGATGATTCAACCAAAGCCAGCGTTGCCAACGTCGATCCTGCCCACCTGTTCGCTAACAGCCCGTTGCCAGTACTGGGCTGTGTGCCGTGGAGTTTCGATCTGATCGCCACGCGGGCCATTGATATGGCCCACCACCTGAAGGCGCGGATCATCAACGAAGGCGATATCATGACTCGCCGGGTGAAGTCTGTTACTTTCTGCGCCCGCAGCATTCCGCATATGCTGGAACACTTCCGCCCTGGCTCCCTGCTGGTCACCTCCGCAGATCGCCCTGACGTCTTGGTTTCTGCTTGTCTGGCGGCGATGAACGGTGTCGAAATCGGTGCCCTGCTGTTGACCGGTGGTTACGAGATCGAGCCATCAATCAAAAAATTATGTGAGCGCGCCTTCGAAACCGGGTTGCCGGTCTTTATGGTTGATACCAATACTTGGCAGACCTCATTGAGCCTGCAAAGCTTTAACCTTGAAGTCCCTTCAGACGACCATCAGCGTATTGAACAAGTACAAAACTACGTGGCAAGCCACATCAACACTGAATGGATCGACTCCCTGACGGCCACTTCTGAACGTTCACGTCGTCTGTCTCCGCCGGCATTCCGTTACGAGTTGACCGAATTGGCCCGCAAAGCAGGCAAACGCATTGTACTGCCGGAAGGCGATGAACCGCGTACCGTAAAAGCGGCAGCCATCTGTGCCGAGCGTGGTATCGCTGAGTGTGTGCTGTTGGGCAACCCGGATGACATCAAACGCGTTGCCGCTGCGCAAGGTGTCCAACTGGGCGCGGGTATTGAGATTGTTGACCCGGTTGCCGTGCGTGAAAAATACGTGCCGCGCCTGGTTGAACTGCGTAAGAGCAAAGGCATGACTGAGGTCGTTGCCCGTGAACAATTGGAAGACAATGTGGTTCTCGGCACCCTGATGCTGGAAAAAGGCGAAGTTGATGGCTTGGTATCCGGTGCCGTTCACACCACCGCCAACACTATCCGCCCACCGTTGCAACTGATCAAAACCGCGCCAGGCAGTTCACTGGTATCTTCCGTATTCTTTATGCTGCTGCCGGATCAGGTTCTGGTTTACGGTGACTGTGCGATCAACCCAGATCCAACCGCAGAACAACTGGCAGAGATTGCCATTCAGTCTGCTGATTCTGCTGCCGCATTCGGTATCGAACCACGTGTAGCGATGATCTCCTACTCCACCGGCGATTCTGGTGCGGGTAGTGACGTTGAGAAAGTGCGTGAAGCGACCCGTTTGGCACAGGAAAAACGCCCAGACCTGATTATCGATGGCCCACTACAGTACGATGCAGCCATCATGGCTGATGTGGCTCAGTCCAAAGCGCCTAACTCACCGGTCGCAGGTAAAGCCACCGTGTTCATCTTCCCAGATCTGAACACCGGTAATACCACCTATAAAGCAGTACAACGTTCTGCCGATCTGGTCTCTATCGGGCCAATGTTGCAGGGCATGCGTAAGCCCGTAAACGATTTGTCGCGTGGTGCTCTGGTAGATGACATTGTCTATACCGTCGCCCTGACGGCCATTCAATCAGCCCAGGCGGCCAACGCCGCAGGTTAA
- the yfcE gene encoding phosphodiesterase → MKLMFASDLHGSLSATEKILALFEQSHADWLILLGDLLNHGPRNALPERYQPIQVAEQLNHYRDKIIAVRGNCDSEVDQMLLTFPIMSPFQQVLLPKRRLFLTHGHLYHPDTLPPLSHGDVLIYGHTHLPHAEWQEGICCFNPGSVSIPKEGFPASYGMLENDMLSVVGLHNGKAIAEVALTH, encoded by the coding sequence ATGAAGCTGATGTTTGCCTCGGATTTACATGGTTCGCTCTCCGCCACTGAAAAAATTCTCGCATTGTTTGAGCAGAGTCATGCAGATTGGCTGATTCTTTTGGGTGATTTGCTCAATCATGGTCCACGTAATGCACTACCAGAACGCTATCAACCCATACAGGTTGCTGAACAATTAAATCACTATCGCGACAAAATCATTGCTGTTCGTGGTAATTGCGATAGTGAAGTCGATCAAATGTTACTCACTTTCCCTATCATGTCTCCCTTTCAACAAGTTTTATTGCCCAAAAGGCGGCTGTTTTTAACCCATGGTCATCTTTATCATCCCGATACATTGCCTCCATTGTCTCATGGGGATGTGTTGATCTACGGCCATACGCATTTACCGCATGCGGAATGGCAAGAGGGGATTTGCTGTTTTAATCCAGGTTCAGTCAGTATTCCTAAAGAAGGTTTCCCCGCCAGTTATGGCATGCTGGAAAATGATATGCTGAGCGTGGTCGGTTTACACAACGGCAAAGCTATTGCAGAGGTGGCATTAACACACTAA
- the ackA gene encoding acetate kinase, which produces MSSKLVLVLNCGSSSLKFAIIDAANGEEYLSGLAECFHLPEARIKWKMDGGKQEAALGAGAAHSEALNFIVNTILAQKPELSAQLTAIGHRIVHGGEKFTASAVINDEVLQGIKDSVPFAPLHNPAHLIGIAEALKSFPQLADKNVAVFDTAFHQTMPEESYLYALPYSLYRDHGVRRYGAHGTSHFYVTQEAAKMLNKPVSEVNVITCHLGNGGSVSAVRNGQCVDTSMGLTPLEGLVMGTRSGDIDPAIIFHLHDAMGMSVDQINKMLTKESGLLGLTEVTSDCRYVEDNYTTKADAKRAMDVFCHRLAKYIGAYSALMEGRLDAVIFTGGIGENAAMVRELTLDKLGLLGFTVDHERNLAARFGKSGNITKDGSRLALVIPTNEELVIAQDASRLTA; this is translated from the coding sequence ATGTCGAGTAAGCTAGTACTGGTTCTTAACTGCGGCAGTTCTTCCCTGAAATTCGCTATCATTGATGCAGCCAACGGTGAAGAATATCTTTCTGGTCTTGCCGAATGCTTCCACCTTCCAGAAGCCCGTATCAAATGGAAAATGGATGGCGGCAAACAAGAAGCGGCTCTGGGTGCCGGTGCTGCACACAGCGAAGCGCTGAACTTCATTGTTAATACTATTCTGGCACAAAAACCAGAGCTTTCTGCACAATTGACCGCTATCGGCCACCGTATCGTTCACGGTGGCGAGAAGTTCACTGCTTCTGCCGTGATCAACGACGAAGTCCTTCAAGGTATCAAAGATTCAGTTCCCTTTGCACCACTGCATAACCCAGCTCACCTGATTGGCATCGCGGAAGCGTTGAAATCCTTCCCGCAGTTGGCTGATAAAAACGTAGCCGTTTTTGATACTGCATTCCATCAGACCATGCCGGAAGAGTCTTACCTATACGCCCTGCCGTACAGCCTGTATCGCGATCATGGCGTGCGCCGCTATGGTGCACATGGCACCAGCCATTTCTATGTGACGCAAGAAGCCGCCAAGATGCTGAACAAGCCTGTCAGCGAAGTGAATGTCATTACCTGCCATCTGGGTAACGGTGGTTCCGTCAGTGCCGTACGCAACGGCCAGTGTGTTGATACTTCTATGGGGCTGACCCCACTGGAAGGCTTGGTCATGGGAACCCGCAGCGGCGACATCGATCCCGCCATCATTTTCCATTTGCATGATGCTATGGGTATGAGCGTTGATCAAATCAACAAGATGCTGACCAAAGAATCTGGCCTGCTGGGCCTGACCGAAGTCACCAGCGACTGCCGCTATGTTGAAGACAACTACACCACCAAAGCCGACGCCAAACGTGCCATGGATGTCTTCTGCCATCGTCTGGCCAAATACATTGGTGCTTACAGTGCTCTGATGGAAGGCCGTTTGGATGCGGTGATCTTCACCGGCGGTATCGGTGAAAACGCCGCGATGGTACGTGAACTGACCCTCGATAAACTGGGGCTGTTGGGCTTCACGGTTGACCACGAACGCAACCTGGCCGCTCGTTTCGGCAAATCCGGCAATATCACCAAAGATGGCAGCCGCCTGGCACTGGTGATACCCACCAACGAAGAGTTGGTCATCGCGCAAGACGCTTCCCGTCTGACCGCTTAA
- a CDS encoding carbohydrate ABC transporter permease has translation MNDAQKIAEQEVQRTLRKEKVSAFIRYIVLLFVGLLMLYPLVWMFSASFKPNHEIFTTLGLWPAHPTSDGFVNGWKTGTEYNFGHYMLNTFKFVIPKVILTIISSTIVAYGFARFEIPWKKFWFATLITTMLLPSTVLLIPQYIMFREMGMLDSYLPLYLPLAFATQGFFVFMLIQFLRGVPRDMEEAAQIDGCNSFQVLWYVVVPILKPAIISVALFQFMWSMNDFIGPLIYVYSVDKYPIALALKMSIDVTEGAPWNEILAMASISILPSIIVFFLAQRYFVQGVTSSGIKG, from the coding sequence ATGAACGATGCTCAGAAGATTGCTGAGCAGGAAGTACAGCGGACGTTACGTAAAGAGAAAGTCAGCGCGTTTATCCGTTATATCGTTCTGCTGTTTGTGGGCCTGCTGATGCTTTATCCACTGGTGTGGATGTTCTCTGCGTCATTCAAGCCGAACCACGAGATCTTCACAACGTTAGGTTTATGGCCTGCTCATCCAACCTCAGATGGTTTTGTTAATGGTTGGAAAACGGGTACAGAATATAACTTTGGTCACTACATGCTTAATACCTTTAAGTTTGTTATTCCTAAAGTCATATTAACCATTATTTCTTCAACGATTGTGGCCTATGGATTTGCACGCTTTGAAATTCCATGGAAAAAATTCTGGTTTGCTACGCTGATCACCACCATGTTGCTGCCGAGCACGGTGTTACTGATTCCTCAGTACATCATGTTCCGTGAAATGGGCATGCTGGATAGCTATCTGCCGTTGTATTTACCGTTAGCATTTGCGACGCAGGGTTTCTTCGTCTTTATGTTGATCCAATTCTTGCGTGGTGTGCCACGTGATATGGAAGAAGCCGCCCAGATTGATGGTTGTAACTCTTTCCAGGTGCTGTGGTATGTGGTAGTGCCGATTTTGAAACCAGCAATTATCTCTGTTGCTCTGTTCCAGTTTATGTGGTCAATGAATGACTTTATCGGACCGCTGATTTATGTCTACAGCGTAGATAAATACCCTATTGCCCTGGCGCTGAAAATGTCCATCGACGTCACCGAAGGTGCGCCATGGAATGAAATTCTGGCAATGGCAAGTATCTCTATTCTGCCGTCTATCATCGTGTTCTTCCTGGCCCAACGCTATTTCGTGCAGGGTGTTACCAGCAGCGGTATTAAAGGTTAA
- the yfbV gene encoding terminus macrodomain insulation protein YfbV, which translates to MTSKPSGSVSWFQIFQRGQHYMKTWPADKRLAPVFPENRITRATRFAIRFMPPLAIFTLAWQIALGGELGPAIATALFACSMPMQGLWWLGRRSITPLPPTLLQWFHEICNKLAEAGQALAPVEGAPTYQALADVLKRAFKQLDKTFLDDL; encoded by the coding sequence ATGACGAGTAAGCCATCCGGTTCCGTGAGTTGGTTCCAGATCTTCCAGCGTGGGCAGCATTACATGAAAACCTGGCCTGCAGATAAACGGCTGGCTCCCGTATTTCCAGAAAATCGCATTACCCGCGCCACCCGCTTTGCTATCCGCTTTATGCCGCCGTTGGCAATATTTACCTTGGCCTGGCAGATTGCCTTGGGTGGCGAACTTGGCCCGGCCATTGCCACGGCCTTATTTGCGTGCAGTATGCCAATGCAGGGGTTGTGGTGGCTGGGGCGCCGTTCAATTACACCATTGCCACCGACTTTATTGCAGTGGTTCCATGAGATATGCAATAAACTGGCTGAAGCCGGGCAAGCGCTGGCACCGGTTGAAGGGGCGCCCACTTATCAGGCGCTGGCTGATGTGCTGAAACGTGCATTCAAGCAATTGGATAAAACCTTTCTGGATGATCTCTGA
- a CDS encoding ABC transporter substrate-binding protein, protein MKKRLLQVLIASSITMFAHQSFAADQVDLRMSWWGGNSRHQMTLKAIEEFQKQNPNIKVKSEYTGWDGHLSRLTTQIAGGTEPDVMQTNWNWLPIFSKNGTGFYDLNTVGEYLDLTQFDPKELKTTTVNGKLNGIPISVTARVFYLNDVTWKNAGVEYPKSWDELMAAGKKFKEVLGDKYYPVVLEHQDSFALLRSYMIQKHNIDIVNEEKKKFNYTPEQWVEFFQMYKDMVDSHVMPSSKYFASFGKSNMYEMKPWITGEFAGTYMWNSTIKKYSDNLQPPAKLELGNYPMLEGATDAGLFFKPAQMFSIAKSSKHPREAAMLINFLLNSKEGVEALGLERGVPLSKAAVTQLRESGVIKDTDPAVSGLNLALSLPHAINASPYFDDPQIVVLFQDAIQSIDYGKKTVKETAADFQSQGDRILKRAMR, encoded by the coding sequence ATGAAAAAAAGATTATTACAAGTACTGATTGCTTCATCTATTACGATGTTTGCACACCAGTCATTTGCTGCTGACCAGGTTGATCTGCGTATGTCTTGGTGGGGGGGAAATAGCCGCCATCAGATGACATTGAAAGCGATCGAAGAATTTCAAAAACAAAATCCTAATATCAAGGTTAAGTCAGAATATACGGGTTGGGATGGTCACCTTTCGCGCCTGACCACGCAGATCGCAGGTGGGACAGAGCCGGATGTTATGCAAACTAACTGGAACTGGTTACCAATTTTTTCAAAAAATGGCACTGGTTTCTATGATTTAAATACGGTTGGTGAATATCTGGATCTGACTCAGTTTGATCCAAAGGAACTGAAAACGACCACGGTGAATGGCAAACTGAACGGGATTCCGATTTCGGTTACCGCACGTGTTTTCTACCTCAATGATGTTACCTGGAAGAATGCCGGGGTAGAGTATCCCAAGAGCTGGGATGAGCTAATGGCAGCAGGTAAGAAGTTTAAAGAAGTCTTGGGTGATAAATATTATCCGGTGGTGCTTGAGCACCAGGACTCTTTCGCTCTGTTACGTTCATATATGATACAGAAGCATAATATTGATATCGTAAATGAAGAGAAGAAGAAGTTTAACTATACCCCAGAGCAGTGGGTAGAATTCTTCCAAATGTATAAAGACATGGTAGATAGCCATGTTATGCCTTCATCCAAGTATTTTGCTTCTTTCGGCAAGAGCAATATGTATGAAATGAAGCCTTGGATTACAGGGGAGTTCGCTGGAACCTACATGTGGAACTCTACCATCAAGAAATATTCGGATAACCTGCAACCACCAGCAAAACTTGAGTTGGGTAATTACCCGATGCTGGAAGGGGCTACGGATGCAGGCTTGTTCTTCAAACCTGCACAGATGTTCTCGATCGCGAAAAGCAGCAAGCACCCGCGTGAAGCGGCTATGTTGATTAACTTTTTGTTAAACAGCAAAGAAGGTGTTGAGGCGTTAGGCTTGGAGCGTGGCGTACCGTTGAGCAAGGCTGCGGTGACACAATTGCGTGAAAGCGGTGTCATTAAGGATACCGACCCGGCAGTTTCTGGGTTGAATCTGGCCTTATCTTTACCACATGCCATCAATGCTTCACCTTATTTTGATGATCCACAGATTGTGGTGTTATTCCAGGATGCTATTCAGTCAATCGATTATGGAAAGAAAACGGTTAAAGAAACGGCCGCTGATTTCCAATCTCAAGGTGACCGTATCCTGAAACGTGCAATGAGATAA
- a CDS encoding oligogalacturonate-specific porin KdgM family protein encodes MKLKLLTLMITSVMSLSAAAMSVDLRHEFMDTAKGDHKNRMLVSHRFANGFGFSLEAKWKQDSSDSTPDKPFHEQVSNGTEAVASYQYKVTDEFSLQPGFSIESNSNNNGYRPFLRAQYNLTKDLYVATRYRYEYKRTTSKGSDADEKTNRGDFWLGYTFFDDWQTEYNFVYKKSNKVIFDDDKTDYEHNVKLAYKWDKNWKPYIEVGNVKQDSLNDNRQTRYRVGVSYSF; translated from the coding sequence ATGAAATTGAAATTATTAACACTGATGATAACTTCAGTAATGAGTCTTAGCGCAGCGGCGATGTCAGTTGATCTACGTCATGAATTTATGGATACCGCTAAAGGTGATCATAAAAACCGTATGTTGGTTTCACACCGCTTTGCGAATGGATTTGGTTTCTCTTTAGAAGCCAAATGGAAACAAGACTCTTCAGATTCAACGCCAGATAAACCTTTCCACGAGCAGGTTAGTAATGGTACTGAAGCAGTAGCCAGCTATCAGTATAAAGTAACGGACGAGTTTTCTTTACAGCCTGGTTTCTCAATCGAATCTAACAGTAATAATAATGGTTACCGGCCTTTCTTGCGTGCGCAATATAATCTGACAAAAGATCTCTATGTTGCGACCAGATACCGTTATGAATATAAGCGCACCACGTCAAAAGGATCTGATGCGGACGAGAAAACCAACCGTGGTGATTTCTGGTTAGGTTATACTTTCTTTGATGACTGGCAGACTGAATACAATTTCGTTTATAAGAAAAGTAACAAAGTCATCTTTGATGACGATAAAACCGACTACGAGCATAACGTAAAATTAGCTTATAAGTGGGATAAAAACTGGAAACCTTATATTGAAGTGGGTAACGTAAAACAAGATAGTCTTAATGACAATCGCCAGACTCGTTACCGTGTAGGTGTATCTTACAGCTTCTAA